One Tepidimicrobium xylanilyticum DNA segment encodes these proteins:
- a CDS encoding potassium channel family protein, translating to MFKNKLVIEFGVIGLGRFGFALAKALADAGKEVLVLDGNESKIKAIRNYTDNAFVVKSLNRETLEEAGIQNCHTVIVCIGESIDVSILTTLNVINMGVPRVISKATSYEHGQILEKLGAEVIYPEHDMAIKLANKLISSSILESIELRNDIVVSELKLTSKIAGKTVLEADLRKKYKLNIIALEHDGKATIDITPELVLNENDKIVVVGKRLDVKRFEGFLIED from the coding sequence ATGTTTAAGAATAAACTTGTTATAGAATTTGGGGTCATAGGATTAGGTAGATTTGGTTTTGCTTTAGCAAAAGCTTTAGCTGATGCGGGGAAAGAAGTATTAGTTTTAGATGGTAATGAGAGCAAGATAAAGGCTATAAGAAATTATACAGATAATGCATTTGTAGTAAAATCATTGAATAGAGAAACTTTAGAGGAAGCTGGTATTCAAAATTGTCATACTGTAATTGTATGTATTGGTGAATCCATTGATGTAAGTATTTTGACAACTTTAAATGTAATAAACATGGGTGTGCCAAGAGTAATATCTAAAGCTACAAGTTATGAACATGGGCAAATATTAGAAAAATTAGGAGCAGAAGTAATATACCCAGAACATGATATGGCCATTAAACTTGCCAACAAGCTTATCTCTTCAAGTATTTTAGAATCAATAGAGTTAAGAAACGATATAGTTGTATCGGAATTAAAATTGACTTCTAAAATTGCAGGCAAAACTGTTTTAGAAGCTGATTTGCGTAAGAAATACAAATTAAATATTATAGCATTGGAACACGATGGGAAGGCAACTATTGATATTACGCCAGAACTTGTTTTAAATGAAAATGATAAGATAGTAGTTGTAGGGAAAAGGCTTGATGTAAAGAGATTTGAAGGTTTTCTAATAGAAGATTGA
- a CDS encoding NAD-binding protein, whose product MYIIIIGSKMLTDSLSHSLEKNGNDICIFDRDMDKRNYMNYNHLINRKIRRIPGMEIDCHRLKEAGIEDADILLAITQDDNVNIMVALMAKKMFNVPKVVAMVNDINKVSIYDKFDISIISLLQIETEIFKSIISP is encoded by the coding sequence ATGTATATTATTATAATTGGTTCAAAAATGTTAACAGACAGTTTAAGTCATTCATTGGAAAAAAATGGCAATGATATTTGTATATTTGATAGGGATATGGATAAAAGGAATTATATGAATTATAATCATCTTATTAATAGAAAAATAAGGAGAATACCTGGAATGGAAATTGATTGTCACAGGTTAAAGGAAGCAGGGATTGAGGATGCTGATATTTTACTTGCTATAACACAAGATGATAATGTAAATATAATGGTGGCATTGATGGCTAAGAAAATGTTCAATGTACCTAAAGTTGTTGCAATGGTTAATGATATTAATAAGGTTTCAATTTATGATAAATTTGATATTTCAATAATTAGTTTGTTACAAATAGAAACTGAAATTTTTAAAAGTATTATATCTCCATAA
- a CDS encoding potassium channel family protein — MRLIVVGGGKLGYNLLKKLIKDNHKVTLIDKDKKVCDTIVENMNVNVILGDGSDLQTLKEAGIGKADVIVAVTGSDECNFVICETVKTIYSDKKTIACVNNPDNIEAFKLLGIDKVFCGAEEISRLIKS, encoded by the coding sequence ATGAGGTTAATAGTTGTTGGTGGAGGAAAATTAGGATATAATCTTCTAAAAAAATTAATAAAAGATAATCATAAGGTTACTCTTATAGATAAGGATAAAAAAGTGTGTGATACAATAGTAGAAAATATGAATGTTAATGTAATTTTAGGAGATGGAAGTGATTTACAAACATTAAAAGAGGCTGGTATAGGGAAAGCTGATGTAATTGTGGCTGTTACAGGATCAGATGAATGTAATTTTGTTATTTGCGAAACTGTTAAAACTATTTATAGTGATAAGAAGACCATTGCATGTGTTAATAATCCTGATAATATTGAGGCTTTTAAATTGCTTGGAATAGATAAAGTTTTTTGCGGGGCTGAAGAGATTAGCAGGCTAATAAAAAGTTAA